A window of Cryptomeria japonica chromosome 3, Sugi_1.0, whole genome shotgun sequence contains these coding sequences:
- the LOC131037986 gene encoding disease resistance protein RPV1, which yields MASTDEITNSPEAKIMASSSTPTKSVRYDVFINHCGPDTKQTLAASIYRALKLMGLEVFLDEPVDEPELDVGDSISSQIQYAITTSFLHIAIFSPRYAESPWILEELSLMLKTDQTIIPVFYNVEPSDMHWICKGKGVYAEAFLKLEAKKRYTSQKLEDWKSALQKVSYLKGHIVNSHDDQEVLKIIANLVLKKIKKTSFVVAKHPVGLDKTLRAFERSVLESSKNVKIVGITGMSGCGKTTLAKEYYNKMIQSFYRCSFVCDVRNTPTKYMYEKQKKMFQDLGGSKDILFNSIEEGKAILSEYLSHVQVFIILDNVDHQDQLESLVPTKNSLIKDSVVVVTSRDPGVLISWGIPSISIYKMKDLNPQHATELFCWHAFEQPSPIYEFEYLVKEFLIVCKGLPLSLKVLGELVRGKSKEYWNGQLEKFSRSLHQDIKTILMVNFDALDDEEEKEIFLDISCFFIGTEKDSAITVWEESGWSGAGSLGTLMDKSLVEVDEKNCLRMHDLLRDLGRDISKTRSPYRLWSPKQITHIQQQGKGNVLIRGIKARTDEFYEEFVELVRESGRGIKRKWGLKILDVEKNYFTEELATLSEGLVSLRWAKFPHRAIPSWISLKKLRVLELCDASKLEEPWNEIADPPVQLRVLNIIHARNFQRFPRSIGFLKHLQKISFDGKGAPIEGLPDEFCSLQSLQCLELVGCPKLKLLPSNIGDLTNLEHLRLKECKGIEGLPEEFGRLKSLDYLVLDGCDQLKSLPSKIGDLTNLRHLELSGCGIEDLPKEFGRLQSLHFLKISECHELKSLSSKFGDLAKLKELELLECRKLMIPSEALVQLTSLYRLYIAACPGLTEFVTQPECLSSLFCSLENQDLTIIMT from the exons ATGGCAAGCACAGATGAGATTACCAATTCTCCCGAGGCAAAAATTATGGCATCGTCTTCAACTCCAACAAAGAGCGTGCGGTACGATGTATTCATAAACCATTGTGGCCCTGACACCAAGCAAACCCTAGCCGCCTCAATCTACCGTGCCCTCAAACTCATGGGACTTGAAGTTTTCTTAgatgaaccagtagatgaaccaGAGCTCGATGTTGGCGATTCCATATCGTCTCAAATACAATACGCCATCACTACTTCTTTCCTTCATATTGCTATCTTTTCACCCAGATATGCAGAATCCCCTTGGATTCTGGAAGAATTGTCTCTTATGCTCAAAACTGACCAGACAATCATTCCTGTGTTTTATAATGTTGAACCCAGTGATATGCATTGGATTTGTAAAGGAAAAGGAGTCTATGCTGAAGCATTTTTAAAGCTTGAAGCCAAGAAGAGATATACTTCACAAAAGCTTGAGGATTGGAAGTCGGCGCTACAAAAGGTTTCATATCTTAAAGGCCACATTGTCAACAGTCACGA TGATCAAGAAGTGTTGAAGATTATTGCAAATCTTGTTCTAAAGAAGATTAAAAAGACTTCATTTGTGGTGGCCAAACATCCTGTGGGTCTTGATAAAACCTTACGAGCCTTTGAAAGATCTGTGTTGGAATCTTCTAAAAATGTAAAAATTGTGGGAATCACAGGTATGAGTGGGTGTGGAAAAACTACATTGGCAAAAGAATACTACAACAAGATGATACAGTCCTTCTATAGATGTAGTTTTGTTTGTGATGTGCGAAATACACCAACTAAATATATGTATGAAAAGCAGAAAAAAATGTTCCAAGACCTTGGTGGCTCAAAAGATATATTATTTAATAGTATAGAAGAAGGAAAAGCAATCTTATCCGAATATTTGAGTCATGTTCAAGTATTTATTATCTTGGACAATGTAGATCATCAAGATCAATTAGAATCTCTCGTGCCAACAAAAAACAGTCTTATAAAAGATAGTGTTGTTGTGGTTACAAGTCGAGATCCTGGTGTTCTTATATCATGGGGAATCCCTTCTATTTCTATTtataagatgaaagatttaaatccTCAACATGCTACGGAACTATTTTGTTGGCATGCTTTTGAACAACCCTCTCCAATATatgaatttgaatatcttgttaaAGAGTTTCTAATAGTCTGCAAGGGATTGCCATTATCCCTTAAGGTTTTAGGAGAGCTTGTGCGTGGAAAGTCCAAGGAATATTGGAATGGTCAATTAGAGAAGTTCTCCAGATCATTGCACCAAGACATTAAAACCATACTTATGGTGAACTTTGATGCACtagatgatgaagaagagaagGAGATATTTTTAGATATATCCTGTTTCTTCATAGGAACAGAAAAGGATTCGGCCATCACAGTGTGGGAGGAGTCCGGATGGAGTGGGGCGGGTAGTTTGGGAACACTCATGGATAAGTCTCTGGTTGAGGTGGATGAGAAAAACTGCTTAAGAATGCATGATCTGTTGAGAGATTTGGGAAGGGACATTTCAAAGACAAGGTCACCGTACCGCCTTTGGTCACCGAAGCAAATTACCCATATTCAGCAACAGGGAAAG GGAAACGTTCTGATTCGGGGAATTAAAGCCCGAACAGATGAATTTTATGAAGAGTTTGTGGAGCTTGTCAGAGAATCAGGTAGAGGAATCAAGCGGAAGTGGGGCTTAAAAATCCTGGACGTTGAAAAGAATTATTTTACAGAAGAATTAGCAACACTATCAGAAGGCCTTGTCTCGCTGCGATGGGCCAAGTTTCCACATCGAGCTATTCCGTCATGGATTTCGTTGAAGAAGTTGAGAGTTTTAGAGCTTTGTGATGCTTCTAAATTAGAAGAACCGTGGAATGAGATTGCTGAT CCTCCTGTGCAGTTGAGAGTGCTTAATATCATTCATGCCAGAAATTTCCAGAGATTTCCCAGGTCAATAGGATTTCTaaaacatttacaaaagatatcCTTTGACGGCAAAGGAGCTCCTATTGAAGGTCTACCAGATGAGTTTTGCTCTCTCCAATCGCTGCAGTGCCTCGAGTTAGTTGGATGTCCTAAGCTAAAATTGTTACCTAGCAACATCGGCGATTTGACAAATCTGGAGCATCTAAGATTGAAAGAATGCAAGGGGATCGAAGGTCTTCCGGAAGAGTTTGGCCGCCTCAAATCGCTGGACTACCTCGTGTTAGATGGATGTGATCAGCTAAAATCGCTGCCTAGCAAGATCGGCGATTTGACAAATCTGCGGCATCTAGAGTTGAGTGGATGCGGGATCGAAGATTTACCGAAAGAGTTTGGCCGCCTCCAATCACTGCACTTCCTCAAGATAAGTGAATGTCATGAGCTAAAATCGCTGTCGAGCAAGTTCGGCGATTTGGCAAAACTAAAGGAACTAGAATTATTGGAATGCAGGAAGTTGATGATACCGTCGGAAGCACTTGTGCAGCTTACTAGCCTTTACCGTCTTTATATTGCCGCTTGCCCTGGGCTCACAGAATTTGTAACTCAGCCGGAGTGCCTTTCTTCTTTATTCTGCAGCCTCGAAAATCAGGATTTAACGATAATTATGACTTAG